The Carettochelys insculpta isolate YL-2023 chromosome 18, ASM3395843v1, whole genome shotgun sequence genome window below encodes:
- the EIF2B1 gene encoding translation initiation factor eIF2B subunit alpha isoform X2, producing MREDPDVASAVAAIGALLEFLKRDKGETIQGLRANLKNAIETLSGVDSSVAVSSGGELFLRFISLTSLEYSDYSKCKEIMIERGELFLRRISLSRSKIAKLCHTFIKDGARILTHAYSRVVLRVLEAAAASKKRFSVYITESQPDRAGQKMAKALSKLNVPVTVILDAAVGYIMEKVNLVIVGAEGVVESGGIINKIGTNQMAVCAKAQNKPFYVVAESFKFVRLFPLNQHDVPDKFKYKADTLKTSQNLTEEHPWIDYTSPSLITLLFTDLGVLTPSAVSDELIKLYL from the exons GTGAGACCATACAGGGTTTGAGAGCAAATCTTAAAAATGCCATTGAAACTCTGTCTGGTGTTGACTCTTCTGTGGCAGTCTCTTCAGGTGGAGAACTCTTCCTAAGGTTTATCAGTCTCACCTCACTGGAGTACTCT GACTATTCAAAGTGTAAAGAAATCATGATAGAACGAGGAGAGCTTTTCCTTAGGAGAATCTCTCTTTCAAGAAGCAAAATTGCAAAACTCTGCCATACGTTTATCAAAGATGGTGCT CGAATATTAACACATGCCTATTCAAGAGTGGTCCTCAGAGTGCTGGAAGCAGCTGCCGCATCAAAGAAGCGTTTCAGTGTTTATATTACTGAATCACAGCCTGATCGAGCGGG gCAAAAAATGGCAAAAGCCCTGAGCAAGCTCAACGTTCCTGTAACTGTGATTCTAGATGCTGCAGTCGG ctacaTCATGGAGAAAGTGAACCTGGTAATAGTTGGGGCTGAAGGTGTGGTTGAAAGCGGAGGAATTATTAACAAG ATTGGTACAAATCAAATGGCAGTATGTGCGAAAGCTCAGAATAAACCATTTTATGTGGTAGCAGAAAGCTTCAAGTTTGTAAGACTCTTCCCTCTGAACCAACATGATGTCCCAGATAAATTTAAG TACAAAGCAGACACTCTGAAAACAAGCCAAAATCTAACTGAGGAGCACCCCTGGATTGACTATACTTCGCCATCACTAATTACATTGTTATTTACAGACCTAGGTGTGCTAACTCCATCTGCCGTCAGCGATGAACTTATTAAACTGTATCTGTAA